In Halopelagius longus, a genomic segment contains:
- a CDS encoding ABC transporter permease: MDWRVRRLGQTVFTVWAVTTLSFVLVRLMPGNPMGAMVRQLEQQGVDPVRARQLVELRLGVDPTEPIPVAYVDYVVDVLSGNLGQSTYYAQPVAEILAQAMPWTLFVLSWSLFISFFIGIVVGALMAYWEGGKLDVGLTSWAILMGSIPYYVLAFLLLIFLAYRLNWFPTSGRAPTGVPAGFNWPFIKGIIEHAALPVASMLVASGVASLGMRGNSIRVLGADYLRVARLRGLSDVTISTQYVARNAVLPMYTSFLISIGEMFGGSVVLEQVFQYRGLGYYLLSAMYQRDYPLMMGGFVLITVAVVTALFIADMTYGLVDPRAGGQNSESY, encoded by the coding sequence ATGGACTGGCGTGTACGGCGGTTGGGACAAACAGTGTTCACAGTGTGGGCTGTCACGACCCTCTCGTTCGTCCTGGTGCGACTGATGCCCGGGAACCCGATGGGAGCGATGGTCAGACAGTTAGAGCAACAGGGAGTAGACCCGGTTCGAGCCCGGCAACTCGTCGAACTCCGGTTGGGCGTCGACCCGACCGAGCCCATTCCCGTCGCGTACGTCGACTACGTGGTCGACGTACTCTCGGGGAATCTGGGCCAATCGACGTACTACGCGCAGCCGGTCGCCGAAATCCTCGCGCAGGCCATGCCGTGGACGCTGTTCGTTCTGAGTTGGTCGCTCTTCATCAGCTTCTTCATCGGAATCGTCGTCGGGGCGTTGATGGCGTACTGGGAGGGCGGAAAGCTGGACGTCGGTCTCACCTCGTGGGCCATTCTGATGGGGTCTATCCCGTACTACGTGTTAGCGTTCCTCCTCTTGATATTCCTCGCGTACCGGCTGAACTGGTTCCCGACGAGCGGGCGCGCGCCGACCGGCGTCCCGGCCGGGTTCAACTGGCCGTTCATCAAAGGTATCATCGAACACGCCGCGCTGCCCGTCGCCTCGATGCTCGTCGCCTCCGGCGTCGCGTCACTCGGTATGCGCGGGAACAGCATCCGCGTCCTCGGTGCGGACTACCTCCGCGTCGCGCGCCTCCGAGGGCTCTCCGACGTGACGATTTCGACGCAGTACGTCGCGCGAAACGCCGTCCTGCCGATGTACACGTCGTTCCTCATCAGCATCGGCGAGATGTTCGGCGGGTCGGTCGTACTGGAGCAGGTGTTCCAGTACCGCGGACTCGGCTACTACCTGCTGTCGGCGATGTACCAGCGCGACTACCCGCTGATGATGGGGGGATTCGTCCTCATCACCGTCGCCGTCGTGACCGCACTGTTCATCGCCGACATGACGTACGGGCTCGTGGACCCGCGCGCGGGAGGACAGAACAGTGAATCGTACTGA
- a CDS encoding ABC transporter permease, which yields MTDHTIDDIWNEDEQSSESDDAARTDGGNVNSPFDVVSQYDETRRERYEKLYDAYVHAPISIIWRDWRARIGFTIVLIYVLMGTVGTVLVEPAYVAEGPALAQPFENWAYPLGTDDMGRDLFAQTVHATQEMLKMIASGAIFTVVVGTSVGAIAGYKGGITDTVLSSITDVFINIPGFPLVMVLALLLPISGNPYVIGILLCVASWGGLARAIRSQVLTLRQESFVEAARAIGVPTPKIVFKEIVPHLMPFVVINLTNAARRVIFEAAALYYLGVLPFENLNWGVTLNLAYKGDAHFRPEALHWFIAPMVAIVFISVGLILLGQSLDRVFNPRVRARHENVSDAADGDEEDDGQRPNLANMGGGGI from the coding sequence ATGACCGATCACACCATCGACGACATCTGGAACGAAGACGAACAGTCGAGCGAATCCGACGACGCGGCGCGAACCGACGGCGGAAACGTCAACTCGCCGTTCGACGTCGTCTCGCAGTACGACGAGACGCGCCGCGAGCGCTACGAGAAACTGTACGACGCGTACGTGCACGCGCCCATCTCCATCATCTGGCGCGACTGGCGCGCCCGCATCGGGTTCACCATCGTCCTCATATACGTGCTGATGGGTACCGTCGGGACGGTGCTGGTGGAACCGGCCTACGTCGCGGAGGGGCCGGCCCTCGCGCAACCGTTCGAGAACTGGGCGTACCCGCTGGGCACCGACGACATGGGCCGCGACCTGTTCGCCCAGACCGTCCACGCGACCCAAGAGATGCTGAAGATGATAGCGTCCGGCGCCATCTTCACCGTGGTCGTCGGGACGTCGGTCGGCGCTATCGCCGGGTACAAAGGCGGAATAACCGACACGGTGCTGAGTTCCATCACGGACGTGTTCATCAACATCCCCGGATTCCCGCTGGTGATGGTGTTGGCGCTTCTGCTCCCCATCAGCGGCAACCCGTACGTCATCGGTATTCTGCTCTGCGTCGCGTCGTGGGGCGGTCTGGCGCGGGCGATTCGGTCGCAGGTGCTGACGCTCCGGCAGGAGTCGTTCGTCGAGGCCGCACGCGCCATCGGCGTCCCCACGCCGAAGATAGTGTTCAAGGAGATCGTGCCGCACCTGATGCCGTTCGTCGTCATCAACCTGACCAACGCCGCCCGGCGGGTCATCTTCGAGGCGGCCGCGCTGTACTACCTCGGCGTCCTCCCGTTCGAGAACCTCAACTGGGGGGTGACGCTCAACTTGGCGTACAAAGGGGACGCGCACTTCCGGCCCGAGGCCCTGCACTGGTTCATCGCGCCGATGGTCGCCATCGTGTTCATCTCGGTCGGGCTGATACTGCTCGGACAGTCGCTCGACCGGGTGTTCAACCCCCGCGTCCGGGCGCGCCACGAGAACGTCTCGGACGCGGCGGACGGAGACGAAGAGGACGACGGACAGAGGCCCAACCTCGCGAACATGGGCGGAGGAGGGATCTAA
- a CDS encoding ABC transporter ATP-binding protein: MTVSQTEYDRDTSHRETILEIQNASVSFDMERGDSRVLDSVDLDIRRNEVLGVVGESGSGKSMLASALLDAIVDPGVLTGEVTYYPKDGAPVDVLDLDKQGLKEFRWEQVSMVFQGAMSSFNPVRKIRTHFVETLTAHDYNVEEGMERAHRLLSDLYLDPERVLDSYPHELSGGMKQRALIALSLILEPEVLVMDEPTAALDLLMQRSIISLLQQIQKEYDLTIVFITHDLPLIADLTDRIAVLYAFEIAELGPTEEILEFPAHPYTRLLLKSTPNLESSIDEMRPVEGSAPDPVNVPAGCSFHPRCPLSDGTCETTDPGPYSVNDDHHVHCHHWEDSADAIPMTEETDEGFAESSVAPLTEATRTAGAEPLVSLDDVEVHFEKEKGFFDIFSDPETVKAVDGISLDIYEQDAVVLVGESGCGKTTLGKAAVGLQRPTGGSINYRGTDIWDVHDGNGDHDLSWGEIRRSLQIVHQDPGSSLNPHRRVKTSLEEPLKRWHDDLDGNDRKQRILGLLDHVGMSPPEDYFERYPHQLSGGEQQRVAIIRAMLMNPDLILADEPVSALDVSLRVEMMDLMIQLQEMFDTSYLFISHDLANARYIAEKTGGRIGVVYLGELVEIGPPEQIINNPQHPYTKALRWATPELHRDGSADEVDDSPIREIDIPDPTNPPSGCRYHTRCPEAREVCRSESPGSYEASDEESHRAACFRTLDNHEYWHSDPITDEMDRQSD; this comes from the coding sequence ATGACGGTTTCACAGACTGAGTACGACCGCGATACGTCGCACAGAGAGACGATACTGGAGATACAGAACGCGTCCGTCTCGTTCGACATGGAACGGGGCGACTCGCGCGTGCTCGACAGCGTCGACTTGGACATCCGGCGCAACGAGGTGCTCGGCGTCGTCGGCGAATCGGGCTCCGGGAAGTCGATGCTCGCGTCCGCGCTGTTGGACGCCATCGTCGACCCGGGCGTCCTGACGGGCGAGGTCACCTACTACCCGAAGGACGGCGCGCCGGTGGACGTTCTCGACCTCGACAAACAGGGGCTCAAGGAGTTCCGCTGGGAACAGGTGTCGATGGTGTTCCAAGGCGCGATGAGCTCCTTTAACCCCGTTCGGAAGATACGCACGCACTTCGTCGAGACGCTGACCGCGCACGACTACAACGTCGAGGAAGGGATGGAGCGAGCGCATCGACTGCTCAGCGACCTGTATCTCGACCCCGAACGGGTGCTCGACTCCTACCCGCACGAACTCTCCGGCGGGATGAAACAGCGCGCGCTCATCGCGCTGTCTCTCATCCTCGAACCCGAGGTGCTCGTGATGGACGAACCGACCGCGGCGCTGGACCTGCTGATGCAGCGCTCCATCATCTCGCTCCTCCAGCAGATCCAGAAGGAGTACGACCTCACCATCGTGTTCATCACGCACGACCTGCCGCTCATCGCGGACTTGACGGACCGAATCGCGGTGCTGTACGCCTTCGAAATCGCCGAGTTGGGGCCGACAGAGGAGATTCTGGAGTTCCCCGCGCACCCGTACACGCGGCTGTTGCTGAAGTCGACGCCGAATCTGGAGTCGTCCATCGACGAGATGCGGCCCGTCGAAGGGAGCGCACCCGACCCGGTGAACGTCCCGGCCGGGTGCTCGTTCCACCCGCGCTGTCCGCTCTCGGACGGGACCTGCGAGACGACGGACCCCGGTCCGTACTCGGTGAACGACGACCACCACGTCCACTGCCACCACTGGGAGGACTCCGCGGACGCGATTCCGATGACGGAGGAGACGGACGAGGGGTTCGCGGAGAGTTCGGTCGCGCCGCTGACGGAGGCGACGCGGACCGCGGGAGCGGAACCGCTCGTCTCTTTGGACGACGTCGAGGTGCACTTCGAGAAGGAGAAGGGCTTCTTCGACATCTTCTCGGACCCCGAGACCGTCAAAGCGGTCGACGGCATCTCCCTCGACATCTACGAGCAGGACGCCGTCGTCCTCGTCGGCGAGTCCGGGTGCGGGAAGACGACGCTCGGGAAGGCGGCCGTCGGACTCCAGCGACCGACCGGCGGGAGCATCAACTACCGCGGGACGGACATCTGGGACGTTCACGACGGGAACGGGGACCACGACCTCTCGTGGGGCGAGATACGCCGGTCGCTCCAGATAGTCCACCAGGACCCGGGCAGTTCGCTCAACCCGCACCGACGCGTCAAGACGAGCCTCGAAGAACCGCTCAAGCGGTGGCACGACGACTTAGACGGCAACGACCGGAAGCAGCGCATCCTCGGTCTCCTCGACCACGTCGGGATGTCGCCGCCGGAGGACTACTTCGAGCGCTACCCGCACCAACTGAGCGGGGGCGAACAGCAACGCGTCGCCATCATCCGCGCGATGCTGATGAACCCGGACCTCATCCTCGCCGACGAACCGGTGAGCGCGCTCGACGTGTCGCTCCGCGTCGAGATGATGGACCTGATGATACAACTGCAGGAGATGTTCGACACGTCGTACCTGTTCATCAGCCACGACTTGGCGAACGCGCGGTACATCGCCGAGAAGACCGGCGGCCGCATCGGCGTCGTCTACCTCGGCGAACTCGTCGAAATCGGCCCGCCGGAGCAGATAATCAACAACCCACAGCACCCGTACACGAAGGCGCTCCGCTGGGCGACGCCCGAACTCCACCGCGACGGGTCGGCCGACGAGGTGGACGACTCGCCCATCCGCGAGATCGACATCCCGGACCCGACAAACCCCCCGAGCGGATGTCGCTACCACACGCGCTGTCCCGAGGCGCGGGAGGTCTGTCGGTCCGAGAGTCCCGGCTCCTACGAGGCGTCGGACGAGGAGAGTCACCGAGCGGCGTGCTTCCGCACCCTCGACAACCACGAGTACTGGCACAGCGACCCCATCACGGACGAGATGGACCGTCAGAGCGACTAA
- a CDS encoding SDR family NAD(P)-dependent oxidoreductase — translation MSERLSGRVAVVTGGGNGIGAATCLRLAEAGASVVAVDRDAEAAESTAETVETETGRRALAVTADVSEEAQVRRTAETVEAEFGGVDVLVNNAAVRVEPRPVTEADEESWDRIISVNVMGVAFCSKHLVPLMDEGGAVVNVASNGAAVARPNWSQYDATKGAIVSMTKDMACDHAADGIRVNAVSPGWVITEYHLPDDEDEARRFFEERTTPHPDGPGVLKRAAEPREVADVVSFLASDEASFVTATNVPVDGGVAAVGKGLSWAAYEGSSASDDAN, via the coding sequence ATGTCCGAACGACTTTCTGGACGAGTCGCCGTCGTCACCGGCGGCGGGAACGGAATCGGCGCGGCGACGTGTCTGCGACTCGCCGAGGCCGGTGCCTCGGTCGTCGCGGTGGACCGCGACGCGGAGGCCGCCGAGTCGACGGCGGAAACCGTCGAAACCGAGACGGGGCGACGCGCCCTCGCCGTCACGGCGGACGTGAGCGAGGAGGCGCAGGTGCGGCGGACGGCCGAAACCGTCGAGGCGGAGTTCGGCGGCGTCGACGTCCTCGTGAACAACGCCGCCGTACGCGTCGAACCGCGTCCCGTCACGGAGGCCGACGAGGAGAGTTGGGACCGAATCATCTCGGTCAACGTGATGGGCGTCGCGTTCTGCTCGAAGCATCTCGTCCCTCTCATGGACGAGGGCGGGGCCGTCGTCAACGTCGCCTCTAACGGCGCCGCCGTCGCGCGCCCGAACTGGTCGCAGTACGACGCGACGAAGGGAGCGATAGTCTCGATGACGAAGGACATGGCGTGCGACCACGCCGCCGACGGTATCCGGGTCAACGCCGTCTCTCCCGGATGGGTCATCACGGAGTACCACCTGCCGGACGACGAGGACGAGGCGCGGCGCTTCTTCGAGGAGCGAACGACGCCGCATCCCGACGGCCCGGGCGTACTCAAGCGCGCGGCCGAACCGAGGGAAGTCGCCGACGTCGTCAGCTTTCTCGCCTCCGACGAGGCGTCGTTCGTCACCGCGACGAACGTCCCCGTGGACGGCGGCGTCGCGGCCGTCGGTAAGGGGTTGTCGTGGGCGGCGTACGAGGGGTCGTCGGCGAGCGACGACGCGAACTGA
- a CDS encoding PPC domain-containing DNA-binding protein codes for METFESDDGHVLVRLDRGDMALESLTDACEDHDVDTGVVVSGIGTFSNLNIHYVDRTDLPEDQTDRNADLRLDGSWEVTNVGGIVADGEPHLHVTAFDGERTVGGHLEAGCEVNVLGEFTVRKLDDLSLHREPGEHDISQLQRR; via the coding sequence ATGGAGACGTTCGAATCCGACGACGGGCACGTACTCGTCCGTCTCGACCGCGGCGACATGGCGCTGGAATCGCTCACCGACGCCTGCGAGGACCACGACGTCGACACCGGCGTCGTCGTCTCCGGCATCGGGACGTTCAGCAACCTGAACATCCACTACGTGGACCGGACCGACCTCCCGGAGGACCAGACCGACCGGAACGCCGACCTGCGACTCGACGGGTCGTGGGAGGTGACGAACGTCGGCGGCATCGTCGCCGACGGCGAACCGCACCTCCACGTGACGGCGTTCGACGGTGAACGGACGGTCGGCGGCCACCTCGAAGCGGGATGTGAGGTGAACGTCCTCGGGGAGTTCACCGTCAGAAAACTGGACGACCTCTCGTTACACCGCGAACCGGGAGAACACGACATCTCGCAGCTTCAGCGCCGGTAG
- the xacF gene encoding 2,5-dioxovalerate dehydrogenase, which translates to MSAEYDIYIDGEWKASESDETFEVRNPADTTEVVGVYQSATSDDAEAAIESAVDAQEEWASTPAPERGSILSETSAILQSRKEELTELLTAEEGKTHGEAGGEVQRAIDIFRYYGEKARDLGGTVKSAGAENKQLYTKPEPLGTVSLITPWNYPIAIPAWKLAPALATGNTVAFKPASAAPGVSRALFEALEEAGLPAGVANYVTGSGSEVGSALASHEDVDAVSFTGSTAVGTSVARQAAEDLKRVQCEMGGKNPTVVMPSGDFETAVDIVGNGAFGVTGQACTACSRAIVHEDVYEEFVDAIVDYAESLDVGDGSAGADMGPHVTESELDGTLEYIDVAVADGATLETGGERLTGDGYDDGYFVEPTVFSDVTSEMRIAQEEVFGPVLAVIPVSSYEEGVEVANDVDYGLSASIVTQDMTEAKRFVDDVEAGVAKVNEKTTGLELHVPFGGYKQSSTNTYREQGDAGLDFFTSTKTVYENY; encoded by the coding sequence ATGTCCGCAGAGTACGACATCTACATCGACGGAGAGTGGAAAGCGTCCGAGTCGGACGAGACGTTCGAGGTTCGGAACCCGGCCGACACGACCGAAGTGGTCGGCGTCTACCAATCGGCGACGAGCGACGACGCCGAGGCCGCAATCGAATCCGCGGTCGACGCACAGGAGGAGTGGGCGTCGACGCCCGCGCCGGAGCGCGGTTCGATACTGAGCGAGACGTCCGCGATTCTCCAGTCCCGGAAGGAGGAGTTGACGGAGTTGCTCACGGCCGAGGAGGGGAAGACCCACGGCGAGGCCGGCGGCGAAGTACAGCGCGCAATCGACATCTTCCGGTACTACGGCGAGAAGGCGCGCGACCTCGGCGGCACGGTCAAGTCCGCCGGCGCCGAGAACAAACAGCTGTACACCAAGCCGGAACCGCTCGGAACCGTCTCGCTCATCACGCCGTGGAACTACCCCATCGCCATCCCGGCGTGGAAGCTCGCGCCCGCACTCGCGACGGGCAACACCGTCGCGTTCAAACCCGCGTCGGCTGCCCCGGGCGTCTCCCGCGCGCTGTTCGAAGCGCTGGAAGAGGCGGGCCTGCCCGCCGGCGTCGCCAACTACGTGACCGGGTCGGGCAGCGAAGTCGGGTCGGCGCTGGCTAGCCACGAGGACGTTGATGCGGTGTCGTTCACCGGGAGCACGGCCGTGGGGACGTCCGTCGCCCGACAGGCCGCCGAGGACCTCAAGCGAGTCCAGTGCGAGATGGGCGGGAAGAACCCCACCGTCGTGATGCCGAGCGGCGACTTCGAGACGGCGGTCGATATCGTCGGGAACGGAGCGTTCGGCGTCACCGGCCAAGCCTGCACCGCCTGCTCCCGCGCCATCGTCCACGAGGACGTCTACGAGGAGTTCGTCGACGCAATCGTCGACTACGCCGAATCGCTCGACGTCGGCGACGGGAGCGCCGGTGCCGACATGGGCCCGCACGTCACCGAGAGCGAACTCGACGGGACGCTGGAGTACATCGACGTGGCCGTCGCCGACGGGGCGACGCTCGAAACCGGCGGCGAACGCCTCACCGGCGACGGGTACGACGACGGCTACTTCGTCGAACCGACGGTGTTCTCGGACGTGACCTCCGAGATGCGCATCGCACAGGAGGAGGTGTTCGGGCCGGTGTTGGCGGTGATTCCGGTATCGAGTTACGAGGAGGGCGTCGAAGTCGCCAACGACGTGGACTACGGCCTCTCGGCGAGCATCGTCACGCAGGACATGACCGAAGCCAAGCGCTTCGTCGACGACGTGGAGGCGGGCGTCGCGAAGGTCAACGAGAAGACGACCGGACTCGAACTGCACGTCCCCTTCGGCGGCTACAAGCAGTCCTCGACGAACACGTACCGCGAACAGGGCGACGCCGGACTCGACTTCTTCACCTCGACGAAGACGGTGTACGAGAACTACTGA
- a CDS encoding universal stress protein, which translates to MQRGLVVVDDSDSHRTLLREAAEWARANDGELVLLSYLTPKEVEENLDAVESIERMEGEKYSQPSALDAARRFGRDFVAETIGEGAVGYEISAAVIEEDELGETILQTATEAACDHVFIVGQKRSPTGKALFGDVTQRVILNFDGLVTTLME; encoded by the coding sequence ATGCAACGCGGACTCGTGGTTGTAGACGACAGTGACTCGCACAGAACGCTCCTCCGAGAGGCCGCCGAGTGGGCGCGGGCGAACGACGGGGAGTTGGTACTGCTCTCCTATCTCACGCCGAAGGAAGTCGAAGAGAACCTCGACGCGGTCGAATCGATAGAGCGCATGGAGGGAGAGAAGTACAGCCAACCGAGCGCGCTCGACGCCGCGCGGCGGTTCGGGCGCGACTTCGTCGCCGAAACTATCGGCGAGGGCGCAGTCGGGTACGAAATCAGCGCCGCGGTAATCGAGGAAGACGAACTCGGCGAGACGATACTCCAAACGGCGACGGAGGCGGCGTGCGACCACGTGTTCATCGTGGGGCAGAAGCGCTCTCCGACCGGGAAAGCGCTGTTCGGCGACGTCACCCAACGCGTCATCCTCAACTTCGACGGGTTGGTGACGACGCTGATGGAGTGA
- a CDS encoding mandelate racemase/muconate lactonizing enzyme family protein — protein sequence MEVTDAETIPVSSTLPEGEAMGDARGFGRTRETTLLRIETDEGTVGWGEAFAPGRIAEATFDELFREDVVGMDPFEVESLAERSYTDPYHFGGDVFVQSVLSAVDVACWDVIGKTVGRPVHKLLGGETCHTLTPYASTMYFTERDRPIAEPIEEAVEAGFEAAKIKIGAGVESDVERVRTAREILGDDAALMVDINGNYRPEQAVKTAKAIAEYDITWIEEPVPPENETGYREVKRRIDTPIAAGEAHYGRFEFKRLVDDRTVDIVQPNLGRCGGLSEARRIADMATTENVAVRPHIWNSAVGMAAAVQFAASISTYPHTRNVPEPMMVEFDRSDNPLRSDLLETPFDPSGGVLDVPQGPGLGIEVDDDALERYRADG from the coding sequence ATGGAAGTGACCGATGCAGAGACGATTCCCGTCTCCTCGACGCTCCCCGAGGGCGAGGCGATGGGCGACGCGCGGGGGTTCGGACGGACGCGCGAGACGACGCTCCTCCGCATCGAAACCGACGAGGGGACGGTCGGATGGGGCGAGGCGTTCGCGCCCGGCCGAATCGCCGAGGCGACGTTCGACGAACTGTTCCGCGAGGATGTCGTCGGGATGGACCCCTTCGAGGTGGAGTCGCTTGCGGAACGCTCGTACACTGACCCGTACCACTTCGGCGGCGACGTGTTCGTCCAGAGCGTCCTCAGCGCCGTGGACGTGGCGTGTTGGGACGTCATCGGCAAGACGGTCGGCCGGCCCGTCCACAAACTGTTGGGCGGCGAGACGTGTCACACGCTGACGCCGTACGCCTCGACGATGTACTTCACGGAGCGCGACCGCCCCATCGCTGAACCGATAGAGGAGGCGGTCGAAGCGGGGTTCGAGGCCGCGAAGATAAAAATCGGCGCGGGCGTCGAGAGCGACGTCGAACGGGTTCGGACGGCGCGCGAGATACTCGGCGACGACGCCGCGCTCATGGTCGATATCAACGGTAACTACCGGCCGGAGCAGGCCGTGAAGACGGCGAAGGCGATAGCGGAGTACGACATCACGTGGATCGAGGAACCCGTCCCGCCGGAGAACGAGACGGGGTACCGGGAGGTGAAGCGCCGAATCGACACGCCGATCGCCGCGGGGGAGGCCCACTACGGGCGCTTCGAGTTCAAGCGCCTCGTCGACGACCGGACGGTGGACATCGTGCAGCCGAATCTCGGTCGCTGCGGCGGACTCTCCGAGGCGCGGCGGATAGCCGACATGGCGACCACGGAGAACGTCGCCGTCCGGCCCCACATCTGGAACAGTGCGGTCGGGATGGCCGCCGCCGTCCAGTTCGCCGCCAGCATTTCGACGTACCCCCACACGCGAAACGTCCCGGAACCGATGATGGTCGAGTTCGACCGCAGCGACAACCCTCTCAGGAGCGACCTGCTCGAAACGCCGTTCGACCCCTCCGGCGGCGTCCTCGACGTTCCGCAGGGACCGGGCCTCGGCATCGAGGTGGACGACGACGCCCTCGAACGCTACCGGGCCGACGGGTAG
- a CDS encoding mandelate racemase/muconate lactonizing enzyme family protein, with protein sequence MEITDVRGYALSSPIDPSQDRAFCGGTRRLHKRDVVLVVVETRDGTRGVATAGASSSAMREYFEGDSQGTFADIVNGDVADALEGRRIDRIPDAHDRIADAGLPGRLRTEAVSAIDVALYDIRGRELGAPVYELLADEYGSDPTTEIPLYASAGMYMEPEGYAEQAATIEELGFIGYKYRPGIGPDGDRRTVELLAETLDETELMLDVHTWWKIRDAYDDDTVGELVKHAAECGAYWIEEPVEPDDYDGYRSLAETGAPLAGGESEESAAGLLELGRTGAVEYLQGDVRHHEGYTGCREAVEFCRGRDVEFVPHNFGTWLGLAANAHLVAAAPEVGLLEYPVFENDPVLDAEPDPGMYQFDVAFDIIEGVPAVDDGVLTLSDDPGLGVEVDLDVVERYPFVEGPWTEFRYDDRE encoded by the coding sequence ATGGAGATAACCGACGTGAGAGGGTACGCTCTCTCCTCGCCGATAGACCCCTCGCAGGACCGGGCGTTCTGCGGCGGCACCCGCCGATTACACAAACGCGACGTCGTCCTCGTCGTCGTCGAGACGAGAGACGGGACGCGGGGCGTCGCCACCGCCGGCGCGAGTAGTTCCGCGATGCGCGAGTACTTCGAGGGCGACTCGCAGGGCACGTTCGCCGATATCGTCAACGGGGACGTGGCCGACGCACTCGAAGGCCGACGCATCGACCGAATCCCGGACGCTCACGACCGCATCGCCGACGCCGGACTCCCCGGTCGTCTCCGGACGGAGGCCGTCTCGGCGATAGACGTCGCCCTCTACGACATCCGCGGGCGTGAACTCGGAGCGCCGGTGTACGAACTCCTCGCCGACGAGTACGGGAGCGACCCGACGACGGAGATACCCCTCTACGCCAGCGCCGGGATGTACATGGAACCGGAGGGGTACGCCGAGCAGGCGGCGACCATCGAGGAACTGGGATTTATAGGCTACAAGTACCGCCCCGGTATCGGCCCCGACGGCGACCGGCGGACGGTCGAGCTGCTCGCCGAAACGCTCGACGAGACGGAACTGATGCTCGACGTCCACACGTGGTGGAAGATACGCGACGCCTACGACGACGACACCGTCGGCGAACTGGTCAAACACGCGGCGGAGTGCGGCGCGTACTGGATAGAGGAACCCGTCGAACCCGACGATTACGACGGGTACAGGTCGCTCGCGGAGACGGGCGCGCCGTTGGCCGGCGGCGAGAGCGAGGAGTCGGCCGCGGGACTTCTCGAACTCGGACGCACGGGTGCGGTCGAGTACCTCCAAGGCGACGTGCGTCACCACGAGGGGTACACGGGCTGTCGAGAGGCGGTCGAGTTCTGCCGCGGGCGCGACGTGGAGTTCGTCCCGCACAACTTCGGGACGTGGCTCGGCCTCGCGGCGAACGCCCACCTCGTCGCCGCCGCGCCCGAAGTGGGACTCCTCGAGTACCCGGTGTTCGAGAACGACCCCGTACTCGACGCCGAACCCGACCCCGGAATGTACCAGTTCGACGTGGCGTTCGACATCATCGAGGGGGTACCGGCCGTCGATGACGGCGTGTTGACCCTCTCGGACGACCCCGGACTCGGCGTCGAAGTGGATTTAGACGTGGTCGAGCGGTACCCGTTCGTCGAGGGTCCGTGGACGGAGTTCCGCTACGACGACCGGGAGTGA
- a CDS encoding IclR family transcriptional regulator, protein MTSQDIGEQSRTIRSVEIALNVIDVLQRRTDVGVTELADELGHSKSTVHSHLRTLEERKMIVRDGNSYRLSLRILDMATYVRDQVGNYEVIEDEVESLAEETGEIAQFGIEEFGRVSYLCKATGDRAVETASRVGTQQPIHSTSLGKSVLAFLPEEERDAIVDGIDFVRVTPNTITSRTELVEELAAIRERGYALDDEENIEGLRCVAAPVRDGNKVLGAISISGPSSRFTESVLHGELADYVQRAANVIELNTKFS, encoded by the coding sequence ATGACAAGCCAAGACATTGGCGAACAGTCGCGGACGATTCGTTCCGTGGAGATCGCCTTGAACGTCATCGACGTGCTCCAACGTCGGACCGACGTCGGGGTGACGGAACTGGCCGACGAGTTGGGTCACTCGAAGAGCACCGTCCACAGCCACCTTCGAACGCTCGAAGAACGGAAGATGATCGTCCGCGATGGCAACAGCTACCGGCTGAGCCTCCGCATTCTCGACATGGCGACCTACGTCCGCGACCAAGTGGGGAACTACGAGGTCATCGAGGACGAAGTCGAGTCGTTGGCCGAGGAGACCGGCGAGATAGCGCAGTTCGGTATCGAGGAGTTCGGGCGCGTCTCGTACCTCTGTAAGGCGACGGGGGACCGGGCCGTCGAAACCGCCTCCCGCGTCGGCACCCAACAGCCGATACACTCCACCTCACTCGGGAAATCCGTGCTGGCGTTCCTCCCGGAGGAGGAACGCGACGCCATCGTCGACGGCATCGACTTCGTGCGGGTGACCCCCAACACGATAACGTCGCGGACGGAACTCGTCGAGGAGTTAGCGGCGATCAGAGAGCGCGGATACGCCTTGGACGACGAGGAGAACATCGAGGGTCTCCGCTGCGTCGCCGCGCCGGTCAGAGACGGGAACAAGGTTCTCGGCGCGATAAGCATCTCCGGCCCGTCGAGTCGGTTCACCGAGAGCGTACTCCACGGCGAACTCGCGGACTACGTTCAGCGAGCCGCGAACGTCATCGAACTCAACACGAAGTTCTCGTAG